A genomic region of Solanum dulcamara chromosome 2, daSolDulc1.2, whole genome shotgun sequence contains the following coding sequences:
- the LOC129875756 gene encoding uncharacterized protein LOC129875756, which translates to MKSFGRSSSSLMSAETMRLIFSIACGVMFGLFIGISFPSSSLTKLKITASIVSNFPIARDRNNIVSSQNHTDSSIKNRNATDQLKIWVPSNPKGAERLPPGLVVSKSDYYLRRLWGNPGEDLPSKPKCLVTFTVGVKQKHNIDAAVKKFSDDFTILLFHYDGKTTEWDEFEWSKRAIHVSARKQTKWWYAKRFLHPDIVSPYDYIFIWDEDLGVEHFDANEYITLVKKHGLEISQPGLDPKKGTTWPMTIRRGDGEVHTLTEEKSGKCSDPHLPPCAAFVEIMAPVFSRDAWRCVWHMIQNDLIHGWGLDFALHKCIESAHEKIGVVDAQWIVHQSVPSLGNEGQAKDGKAAWRGVRERCEKEWSMFQSRAENAEKAYYISNGLDTSNFTYKSNGI; encoded by the exons ATGAAGAGCTTTGGACGCAG TTCCAGTTCCTTAATGTCAGCTGAAACTATGAGGCTTATTTTCTCAATAGCTTGTGGAGTTATGTTTGGGTTATTcataggaatttcatttcccAGTAGTTCATTAACCAAG TTAAAGATTACAGCCAGTATTGTAAGCAACTTCCCAATTGCTagagacagaaataatattgtttCATCTCAAAATCATACGGATTCTTCGATCAAAAATCGGAATGCTACAGATCAATTGAAG ATTTGGGTCCCTTCAAATCCAAAAGGGGCAGAAAGATTACCTCCAGGGCTCGTTGTTTCTAAGTCTGACTACTATCTCCGGAGATTGTGGGGGAACCCCGGTGAA GATCTACCAAGTAAGCCAAAATGTCTAGTAACATTTACTGTTGGTGTTAAGCAGAAGCATAACATTGATGCTGCTGTAAAGAAG TTCTCAGACGACTTCACAATTCTTCTTTTTCACTATGATGGTAAGACaactgaatgggatgaatttgaatgGTCAAAACGAGCCATCCACGTGAGTGCTCGGAAACAAACAAAATG GTGGTATGCAAAAAGGTTTCTACATCCAGACATAGTTTCCCCATATGACTATATTTTTATCTGGGATGAAGACCTAGGAGTCGAGCATTTTGATGCAAATGA GTACATTACGCTTGTCAAGAAGCATGGTCTTGAAATTTCACAGCCAGGTTTGGATCCCAAGAAAGGAACAACATGGCCAATGACAATTAGAAGAGGTGATGGTGAAGTTCACAC GTTAACAGAAGAGAAATCAGGCAAATGCTCAGACCCTCATTTGCCTCCATGTGCAGC ATTTGTAGAGATCATGGCTCCTGTCTTTTCCCGAGATGCATGGCGTTGTGTGTGGCATATGATTCAG AATGACTTGATCCATGGTTGGGGACTTGACTTTGCGCTTCATAAATGCATTGAA TCTGCTCATGAGAAAATTGGAGTTGTAGATGCTCAATGGATTGTTCACCAAAGTGTCCCTTCCCTTGGAAATGAG GGACAAGCAAAAGATGGGAAGGCTGCATGGCGAGGG GTGAGAGAGAGGTGTGAAAAGGAATGGTCAATGTTTCAATCTAGGGCAGAAAATGCAGAAAAAGCCTATTACATATCAAATGGACTTGATACTTCCAATTTCACTTACAAGTCAAATGGAATTTGA